The following are encoded in a window of Streptomyces sp. 11x1 genomic DNA:
- a CDS encoding NEW3 domain-containing protein yields the protein MRVISVESTELFVGTEDQPQQVVAVDVEHDAGRPVRLSVEGPGVRTVGQAVVTVGEDGTVRAEIPVVTDGLAPGDHREITVTAVDGELVARRTAGFTVAEPGWTMFMVSHFHYDPVWWNTQAAYTETWDVADDPAVTGLPARTFDSRGQSGMSLVRAHCDLARRDPAYTFVLAEVDYLKPYWDAFPEERAFLRQLIRAGRVEIMGGTYNEPNTNLTGAEATVRNALYGDGFQRGIMGASPETAWQLDAFGHDPQFPGLMADAGVTSSSWARGPFHQWGPTLSVFGEEPRDPRRMQFPAEFSWIAPSGRGLLTAYMVNHYGAGWAIDNAPTLPEAEAAALKLFRGLKKVALTRNVLLPVGGDYAPPCRWVMGIHRDWNERYVWPRFVSGVPRDFFAAVRAELEREGRAASPQTRDMNPVYTGKDVSYIDTKQAQRYGEALLADAEAWATLASLTTGHPYPDAALDKAWRQLIYGAHHDAITGSESDQVYIDLLTGWRELYDLAREVHADATQALADRVAPLPGDGADLIVLNSATWRRRDVLTVADPGRIPLDHTGLPLPAVSEDGELSVVVTDVPGMGLKALSLADGSVPGWTPGDGTTIRNEFYEVTVDPARGGGVSSLRALAGAGGGRELLRPGDIGNELVVQEEYPRHPRFGEGPWHLTPTGTTAARSRDVTADIDVEHSPAGSRITVRADLGLFRYTQRLTLWAGVDRLDVTTTVDGYDGADRLIRVRWPSDVRGGLPVHEVADAVVGRGFGFVEVDSERFPWTLDNPANTWFGLGSTARVAVHDDTGALLGHRSIGVAELVFGDWDAAGELGTPLAAALVRTGVTATSTIAGGPRYGDLEVDSNLPDIRIAVGGPERNALVAEVLGWDPAAARELRRRLAEDGLAAVWVAPRASLREEWVPGADLRDLERLPLLVVAGARPEDDAKAVDALIADLDDATVRAVAAGGGEALPPGDAWDGRGFAILNRGTPGCVVTSSGDLHMSLMRSCTGWPSGIWVDPPRRTTPDGSGFQLQRWSHTFAYAVVAGEGDWRDLGWPRAGHAFNHPLTGRLRTPEHPLTARLREPAQAAAGLPRTVTLLALEPEGRVVLDALKPAGSPLARGGTTPVDPAREVVVRAHEVDGRPVRARVTGPAAWAAGRRADVLERPGEALAPGADGALELDLTGFQVATVLASPVAAAPPVRACGTTSGAPGDGSPTEQLSPSCALPGEGAGVAAHEPAQPVHTRYWLHNSGPAPRGNMPVAVYLSPAALTADGPVTATVRISSELTDAPVSGTVALEVPPGWSAEPAELPYALGTGGFSLTEVTVTPPPGAVPGRYALAARLTHGGQTFEDVVALDVPGAAVRGEPDGRTGPSLVMDLGVDRVEVRRGERARMPVRLRNTTRGPVGGALWAVSSWGTWAGVAPGLQGFALAPGESTEYAIEIDGSAVPVGSYWLMAKAGWHGCVAYSEAVALEVGP from the coding sequence ATGCGCGTCATCTCTGTCGAGTCGACCGAGCTCTTCGTCGGGACGGAGGACCAGCCGCAGCAGGTGGTCGCCGTGGACGTCGAGCACGACGCGGGCCGGCCGGTCCGGCTGAGCGTGGAAGGCCCCGGTGTCCGCACGGTCGGGCAGGCCGTCGTCACCGTCGGCGAGGACGGCACCGTACGCGCCGAGATACCCGTGGTCACGGACGGTCTCGCCCCCGGCGACCACCGGGAGATCACCGTCACGGCCGTCGACGGGGAGCTGGTGGCCCGGCGAACCGCCGGATTCACCGTCGCCGAGCCCGGCTGGACCATGTTCATGGTCAGCCACTTCCACTACGACCCCGTCTGGTGGAACACCCAGGCCGCCTACACCGAGACCTGGGACGTCGCCGACGACCCGGCCGTCACCGGCCTGCCCGCGCGGACCTTCGACTCGCGCGGCCAGTCCGGCATGAGTCTCGTCCGCGCCCACTGCGATCTGGCCCGGCGCGATCCGGCGTACACCTTCGTGCTCGCCGAGGTCGACTACCTCAAGCCGTACTGGGACGCGTTCCCCGAGGAGCGGGCCTTCCTGCGGCAGCTGATCCGCGCCGGCCGCGTCGAGATCATGGGCGGCACCTACAACGAGCCCAACACCAACCTCACCGGCGCCGAGGCGACCGTGCGCAACGCGCTGTACGGCGACGGCTTCCAGCGCGGGATCATGGGGGCCTCGCCGGAGACCGCCTGGCAGCTGGACGCCTTCGGGCACGACCCGCAGTTCCCGGGGCTGATGGCGGACGCGGGGGTCACGTCGAGTTCCTGGGCGCGCGGCCCCTTCCACCAGTGGGGGCCGACCCTGTCGGTCTTCGGGGAGGAGCCGCGCGATCCGCGGCGGATGCAGTTCCCGGCGGAGTTCAGCTGGATCGCTCCCTCCGGACGCGGCCTGCTGACCGCGTACATGGTCAACCACTACGGCGCCGGCTGGGCCATCGACAACGCGCCGACGCTCCCCGAGGCCGAGGCCGCCGCGCTCAAGCTCTTCCGGGGCCTGAAGAAGGTCGCGCTCACCCGGAACGTGCTGCTGCCGGTCGGCGGCGACTACGCGCCGCCCTGCCGCTGGGTGATGGGCATCCACCGGGACTGGAACGAGCGGTACGTCTGGCCCCGGTTCGTCAGCGGCGTCCCCCGGGACTTCTTCGCCGCCGTCCGCGCCGAGCTGGAGCGGGAGGGGCGCGCGGCCTCCCCGCAGACCCGGGACATGAACCCGGTCTACACCGGCAAGGACGTCTCCTACATCGACACCAAGCAGGCCCAGCGGTACGGCGAGGCGCTCCTCGCCGACGCCGAGGCCTGGGCGACCCTCGCCTCCCTCACCACCGGGCACCCCTACCCGGACGCGGCCCTCGACAAGGCGTGGCGGCAGTTGATCTACGGCGCCCACCACGACGCCATCACCGGCTCCGAGTCGGACCAGGTGTACATCGATCTGCTCACCGGCTGGCGGGAGTTGTACGACCTGGCGCGGGAGGTGCACGCCGACGCCACCCAGGCGCTCGCCGACCGGGTCGCGCCGCTGCCGGGCGACGGGGCGGACCTGATCGTCCTCAACTCCGCGACCTGGCGGCGCAGGGACGTGCTGACCGTCGCCGACCCGGGCCGGATCCCGCTGGACCACACCGGCCTGCCGCTGCCCGCCGTGTCCGAGGACGGCGAACTGAGCGTCGTCGTGACGGACGTGCCCGGCATGGGCCTCAAGGCGCTCTCGCTGGCGGACGGTTCGGTGCCCGGCTGGACGCCCGGCGACGGGACGACGATCCGCAATGAGTTCTACGAGGTGACCGTCGACCCCGCGCGGGGCGGCGGCGTCAGCAGTCTGCGCGCGCTCGCCGGAGCCGGGGGCGGCCGGGAGCTGCTGCGGCCCGGAGACATCGGCAACGAGCTGGTGGTGCAGGAGGAGTACCCGAGGCACCCGCGCTTCGGCGAGGGCCCCTGGCACCTCACCCCGACCGGCACCACAGCCGCCCGGAGCCGGGACGTGACCGCTGACATCGATGTCGAGCACTCGCCCGCCGGCTCCCGCATCACCGTCCGCGCCGACCTGGGCCTCTTCCGGTACACCCAGCGGCTCACCCTCTGGGCGGGCGTCGACCGGCTGGACGTGACGACGACCGTCGACGGCTACGACGGTGCCGACCGGCTGATCCGTGTGCGCTGGCCCTCGGACGTGCGCGGCGGGCTGCCGGTGCACGAGGTCGCGGACGCGGTCGTCGGACGCGGCTTCGGGTTCGTCGAGGTGGACAGCGAGCGGTTCCCGTGGACGCTCGACAACCCGGCCAACACCTGGTTCGGGCTCGGCTCCACGGCCCGCGTCGCCGTCCACGACGACACCGGCGCCCTGCTCGGCCACCGGTCCATCGGCGTCGCCGAACTGGTCTTCGGCGACTGGGACGCCGCCGGTGAACTGGGCACGCCGCTCGCCGCGGCCCTGGTCCGCACCGGTGTCACGGCCACCTCGACGATCGCGGGCGGCCCCCGCTACGGCGATCTGGAGGTCGACTCCAACCTGCCGGACATCCGGATCGCCGTCGGCGGCCCCGAGCGCAACGCCCTGGTCGCCGAGGTCCTCGGCTGGGACCCGGCGGCGGCCCGCGAACTGCGCCGCCGACTCGCCGAGGACGGTCTGGCGGCGGTGTGGGTGGCGCCCCGCGCCTCCCTGCGCGAGGAGTGGGTGCCCGGCGCCGACCTGCGGGACCTGGAACGGCTGCCGCTGCTCGTGGTGGCGGGCGCCCGCCCCGAGGACGACGCGAAGGCCGTGGACGCGCTGATCGCCGACCTCGACGACGCGACCGTACGGGCCGTCGCGGCCGGGGGCGGCGAGGCGCTGCCGCCGGGCGACGCGTGGGACGGGCGGGGCTTCGCGATCCTGAACCGGGGCACCCCGGGCTGTGTCGTCACCTCCTCCGGCGACCTCCACATGTCACTGATGCGCTCCTGCACCGGCTGGCCCTCCGGCATCTGGGTCGACCCGCCCCGCCGCACCACGCCCGACGGCTCCGGCTTCCAGCTCCAGCGCTGGTCGCACACCTTCGCGTACGCGGTCGTCGCGGGCGAGGGCGACTGGCGCGACCTTGGCTGGCCGCGCGCGGGCCACGCCTTCAACCATCCGCTCACGGGGCGGTTGCGCACGCCCGAGCATCCGCTCACGGCACGGCTGCGGGAGCCTGCCCAGGCGGCGGCCGGTCTGCCGAGGACCGTGACCCTGCTGGCGCTGGAGCCCGAGGGCCGGGTCGTCCTGGACGCGTTGAAGCCGGCCGGGTCGCCGCTGGCCCGGGGCGGCACCACGCCCGTGGACCCGGCGCGCGAGGTCGTCGTACGGGCGCACGAGGTGGACGGGCGGCCGGTGCGGGCACGGGTGACAGGGCCTGCGGCGTGGGCCGCAGGCCGACGGGCGGACGTCCTGGAGCGGCCCGGTGAGGCGCTGGCCCCTGGCGCGGACGGGGCGTTGGAGCTGGACCTCACCGGGTTCCAGGTGGCCACCGTGCTGGCCTCGCCGGTGGCCGCCGCGCCGCCCGTACGGGCCTGCGGGACCACCTCCGGCGCCCCCGGCGACGGAAGCCCCACCGAGCAGCTCTCGCCCTCCTGCGCGCTCCCCGGCGAAGGTGCCGGTGTCGCCGCGCACGAGCCCGCCCAGCCCGTGCACACCCGCTACTGGCTGCACAACTCCGGTCCGGCGCCCCGGGGCAACATGCCCGTGGCCGTCTACCTCTCGCCGGCCGCGCTGACCGCCGACGGCCCGGTGACGGCGACGGTGCGGATCTCCTCCGAGCTCACCGACGCGCCGGTCTCGGGCACGGTCGCCCTGGAGGTGCCGCCCGGCTGGAGCGCCGAGCCCGCCGAACTGCCGTACGCCCTCGGCACGGGCGGCTTCTCGCTCACCGAGGTCACCGTGACACCCCCGCCGGGGGCGGTGCCCGGCCGTTACGCGCTGGCCGCGCGGCTCACCCACGGCGGGCAGACGTTCGAGGACGTGGTCGCCCTGGACGTGCCCGGCGCGGCGGTCCGGGGCGAGCCGGACGGGCGGACCGGGCCGAGTCTGGTGATGGATCTGGGCGTCGACCGGGTCGAGGTGCGCCGGGGCGAGCGGGCGCGCATGCCGGTGCGCCTGCGGAACACCACCCGGGGGCCGGTGGGCGGAGCGCTCTGGGCGGTGTCCTCGTGGGGGACGTGGGCCGGCGTGGCACCGGGCCTCCAGGGCTTCGCCCTGGCCCCCGGGGAGAGCACGGAGTACGCGATCGAGATCGACGGCTCGGCGGTGCCCGTGGGGTCGTACTGGCTGATGGCGAAGGCCGGTTGGCACGGCTGCGTGGCCTACTCGGAAGCGGTCGCCCTGGAGGTGGGGCCGTGA
- a CDS encoding peptidyl-prolyl cis-trans isomerase translates to MNGRTADSVPAALVGGVPVARERVDVVLAMVPARDREVRPEGQARAERQRRRWATQVVVADELARRACAARGLAPPPREAPARPPAVSGTEVADLGSIIAVTLAHSPAARTLLAALEAEQRVPEEAVREYYDRNPDRFLTPEALRRGVDPYGGAEPGDFLPYDAVHDVVVRELRRALGRQAFFDWLDRARADVEYMPGHEHPGDPSHPDHEHRH, encoded by the coding sequence GTGAACGGACGGACGGCGGACAGCGTGCCCGCCGCGCTCGTCGGTGGTGTGCCGGTCGCCCGGGAGCGGGTGGACGTCGTACTGGCGATGGTGCCCGCGCGGGACCGGGAGGTCCGGCCGGAGGGGCAGGCGCGGGCGGAGCGACAGCGGCGGCGGTGGGCCACGCAGGTGGTCGTCGCCGACGAGCTGGCCCGGCGGGCGTGCGCCGCGCGCGGGCTCGCGCCACCGCCCCGCGAGGCACCGGCCCGCCCGCCGGCGGTGTCCGGCACCGAGGTCGCCGACCTGGGCAGCATCATCGCGGTGACGCTCGCCCACTCCCCCGCCGCGCGCACCCTGCTGGCGGCGCTGGAGGCCGAGCAGAGGGTGCCGGAGGAGGCCGTACGGGAGTACTACGACCGCAATCCGGACCGCTTCCTCACCCCGGAGGCGCTGCGGCGTGGCGTCGACCCGTACGGCGGGGCGGAGCCGGGCGACTTCCTGCCGTACGACGCGGTCCATGACGTCGTCGTACGGGAGTTGCGGCGGGCCCTGGGCCGACAGGCCTTCTTCGACTGGCTGGACCGGGCGCGGGCCGACGTGGAGTACATGCCGGGGCACGAGCACCCGGGCGACCCCTCGCACCCCGACCACGAGCACCGGCACTGA
- a CDS encoding beta-N-acetylglucosaminidase domain-containing protein: MASITSFLPRPRRLLWALLLALSLSLPSFPADAAPPSAPSTPSAPSSAKRPSVPEVWPTPRHIEYDGRRLAVPDRVVAVVGPRTDPSARRIVETALRAAGADRIVTVPAGQRPPAAGLTVYVGGPDENPATAGALRRLGVGSPAGLPAEGYVLASGRGSGRTLLALSGVDTTGTYYAAQTLRQLLTGRHLPEVTVRDWPTAALRGVVEGFYGTPWSHAERLSQLDFYGRTKQNVYVYSPKDDPYLRERWRDEYPADRLAQVRELVDRAAANHVRFTYALSPGLSVCYSSDGDITALVRKFASLYDIGVRSFAIPLDDISYTKWNCAADEERFGSGGGAAGEAQAHLLNRVWEEFSAGRTGLDPLEMVPTEYSDLADTPYKKALRERLDADVVVEWTGVGVIAPTITAAQLRQARAVYGHPILVWDNYPVNDYVTSRLLLGPYTGREAGVAGESVGVTANPMVQAEASKLALFTSAAYLWNAEAYDPRAAFLASVRDLAGPGAAPWLRIFAENSYSSQLDATEAPTLAELLAAFQKAYEEGSGLDEAAAALRSYFTDMAATPAKLRARLANPGFLRETSPWLDKLGSYGTAGLTAVDLLLAGERGDADAVSRYWNRLRSERKALDAIPQQVSPGVMDQFLYQAMLRHAPDPGVDASFAPGSLSLKPGASGSVALRFSSAAEARTVTWKLDVPGGVTASPAEGTVTVPAGGGASAEVTLTGVTEGVHSVVVSGSGVLDRAIPVRVTDGGGASRALTANFSGATVSSIDLSSGRSTDIAVGANPGEVVVSADGRTAYAANQGSNSVSVIDVARGEVTATVRVGRVPAGLALTPDGGTLWVANYTDGTVQPVDTGTLRAGATVTVGSGPENMAITPDGRTLYVANIHDNTVSPVDLGTGRAGAAIPVGPRPFNVVAAPDGKTVYVSNSGGSTVTPIDTASNDTEPTLLVSGQAYGLGLSPDGRTLWVSPSTGDHVTPVDTVTGAPGRRITVGRSAFDVGLDWDGGTAYVTTADGNRLVPVDTATGTAGAPLTTGAYPLAVALTPVPVP; this comes from the coding sequence ATGGCTTCAATCACCTCTTTCCTCCCACGCCCCCGGCGTCTCCTCTGGGCGCTGTTGCTGGCCCTGAGTCTGAGCCTCCCGTCGTTCCCGGCGGACGCCGCCCCACCGTCCGCACCGTCCACGCCGTCCGCACCGTCTTCCGCGAAGCGCCCGTCGGTGCCCGAGGTGTGGCCGACGCCCCGTCACATCGAGTACGACGGACGTCGACTCGCCGTTCCCGACCGGGTGGTGGCGGTGGTCGGGCCCCGCACCGACCCCTCCGCGCGGCGGATCGTCGAGACCGCGCTGCGGGCCGCCGGAGCCGACCGGATCGTCACCGTGCCGGCCGGGCAACGTCCGCCCGCCGCAGGGCTCACCGTGTACGTCGGCGGGCCCGACGAGAACCCGGCGACCGCGGGCGCGCTGCGGCGGCTCGGCGTCGGATCCCCGGCCGGGCTGCCCGCCGAGGGATACGTCCTGGCCTCCGGACGCGGCTCCGGCCGTACCCTGCTCGCCCTCTCCGGCGTCGACACCACCGGCACGTACTACGCCGCCCAGACCCTCCGCCAACTTCTCACCGGCCGGCACCTGCCCGAGGTGACCGTCCGGGACTGGCCCACGGCCGCACTGCGCGGTGTCGTCGAGGGTTTCTACGGCACCCCCTGGTCCCACGCCGAACGGCTGAGCCAACTCGACTTCTACGGCCGCACCAAGCAGAACGTGTACGTCTACTCCCCCAAGGACGACCCGTATCTGCGGGAGCGGTGGCGCGACGAGTACCCGGCCGACCGACTCGCCCAGGTGCGCGAACTCGTCGATCGGGCCGCCGCCAACCACGTCCGCTTCACCTACGCCCTCTCGCCCGGTCTGTCGGTCTGCTACTCCTCGGACGGTGACATCACCGCCCTGGTCCGCAAGTTCGCCTCGCTGTACGACATCGGGGTGCGGTCCTTCGCGATCCCGCTGGACGACATCAGCTACACCAAGTGGAACTGCGCGGCGGACGAGGAGCGCTTCGGCAGCGGGGGCGGCGCCGCCGGCGAGGCTCAGGCGCATCTGCTGAACCGGGTGTGGGAGGAGTTCTCCGCCGGGCGCACCGGGCTCGACCCGCTGGAGATGGTCCCCACCGAGTACTCGGACCTAGCGGACACCCCGTACAAGAAGGCACTGCGCGAGCGGTTGGACGCGGACGTGGTCGTGGAGTGGACCGGTGTCGGGGTGATCGCGCCGACGATCACCGCCGCGCAGCTGCGGCAGGCCCGTGCGGTCTACGGCCATCCGATCCTGGTCTGGGACAACTACCCGGTCAACGACTACGTCACCAGCCGCCTCCTGCTCGGCCCCTACACGGGCCGGGAGGCCGGGGTGGCGGGTGAGTCCGTCGGTGTCACCGCCAACCCGATGGTGCAGGCGGAGGCGAGCAAGCTCGCGCTGTTCACGTCGGCGGCCTATCTGTGGAACGCGGAGGCGTACGACCCCCGGGCCGCCTTCCTCGCCTCCGTGCGGGACCTGGCGGGGCCGGGCGCGGCGCCATGGCTGCGGATCTTCGCCGAGAACAGCTACTCCTCCCAGCTCGACGCCACCGAGGCCCCCACACTGGCCGAACTGCTCGCCGCGTTCCAGAAGGCGTACGAGGAGGGCAGTGGCCTCGACGAGGCGGCGGCCGCGCTGCGGTCGTACTTCACGGACATGGCCGCCACGCCCGCGAAGCTGCGCGCACGTCTCGCCAACCCCGGCTTCCTGAGGGAGACTTCGCCCTGGCTGGACAAGCTCGGCTCCTACGGCACCGCCGGACTGACGGCCGTGGACCTGTTGCTGGCCGGTGAGCGGGGTGACGCGGACGCGGTGTCGAGGTACTGGAACCGGCTGCGGAGCGAGCGCAAGGCGCTGGACGCGATACCGCAGCAGGTGTCGCCGGGGGTGATGGACCAGTTCCTGTACCAGGCGATGCTCCGGCACGCGCCGGACCCCGGCGTCGACGCCTCCTTCGCGCCGGGCTCGCTCTCCTTGAAACCGGGGGCCTCCGGGTCGGTGGCCCTCCGTTTCTCCTCCGCGGCCGAGGCACGGACGGTGACCTGGAAACTCGACGTACCGGGCGGGGTGACCGCCTCGCCCGCCGAGGGGACCGTCACCGTCCCGGCCGGGGGCGGTGCCTCGGCCGAGGTCACCCTCACCGGGGTCACCGAGGGCGTGCACTCCGTCGTGGTGTCCGGCTCGGGCGTCCTCGACCGGGCGATCCCGGTCCGGGTCACCGACGGGGGCGGGGCATCGAGAGCACTGACAGCCAACTTCAGCGGGGCCACGGTGAGTTCCATCGACCTCTCGTCCGGGAGGAGCACGGACATCGCCGTGGGCGCGAACCCCGGTGAGGTGGTCGTGAGCGCCGACGGCCGGACCGCCTACGCCGCGAACCAGGGCTCGAACTCGGTAAGCGTCATCGACGTGGCGCGCGGCGAGGTCACCGCCACCGTGCGAGTGGGGCGGGTTCCCGCCGGGCTCGCGCTGACGCCGGACGGCGGCACCCTGTGGGTCGCCAACTACACCGACGGCACGGTGCAGCCGGTGGACACGGGCACGCTCCGGGCGGGCGCGACCGTCACGGTCGGGTCGGGACCGGAGAACATGGCGATCACCCCGGACGGACGGACGCTGTACGTGGCGAACATCCACGACAACACGGTCTCGCCGGTCGACCTGGGCACCGGGAGGGCCGGGGCGGCGATCCCGGTCGGCCCCCGCCCCTTCAACGTCGTGGCCGCGCCGGACGGGAAGACGGTGTACGTGTCCAACTCCGGTGGGTCGACGGTCACTCCGATCGACACCGCGAGCAACGACACCGAGCCGACGCTGCTCGTCTCCGGTCAGGCGTACGGGCTCGGGCTGTCACCGGACGGCCGGACGCTGTGGGTGAGCCCCAGCACCGGGGACCACGTCACACCGGTCGACACCGTGACGGGCGCGCCCGGCAGGAGGATCACCGTCGGGAGGTCCGCGTTCGACGTCGGCCTGGACTGGGACGGCGGCACGGCCTACGTCACCACGGCCGACGGGAACAGGCTGGTGCCGGTCGACACCGCGACCGGCACCGCGGGGGCGCCGCTGACGACCGGCGCCTATCCACTGGCGGTCGCGCTGACGCCCGTGCCGGTGCCCTAG
- a CDS encoding MurR/RpiR family transcriptional regulator, producing the protein MPSTDVTALIRTELPRLAGSLRKVGELILEDPAAVTHCSAAELGRRTGTSQATVTRFCRAIGLDSYQHLLIELAQERGRGESSEWGSAEIGPDISPDDSLERVVQVVGTADLRAIQQTIDRIDLDSVERAAQAVARARRTDVYGVGGSGAVAQETETRLFRIGCAVRGWTEVHAATTSAALLTPADVAIGISHSGATREVIEPFELARERGATTIALTADPRSPLARAADIRLIASSSETSFRTGSIGARHSVLMLIDCLYVRVGQLSYQRASASLALTDHIAGAHAVKSRRSR; encoded by the coding sequence ATGCCCTCGACCGATGTCACCGCCCTGATCCGCACCGAGCTGCCCCGGCTGGCCGGCTCCCTGCGGAAGGTCGGCGAGCTGATCCTGGAGGATCCGGCCGCCGTCACCCACTGCTCGGCCGCGGAGCTGGGCCGGCGCACCGGCACCTCCCAGGCCACCGTGACCCGGTTCTGCCGGGCCATCGGCCTCGACTCCTATCAGCACCTGCTGATCGAGCTGGCCCAGGAGCGGGGCCGGGGCGAGTCCTCGGAGTGGGGTAGCGCCGAGATCGGCCCGGACATCTCCCCCGACGACAGCCTGGAGCGGGTCGTCCAGGTCGTCGGCACCGCCGATCTGCGGGCGATCCAGCAGACCATCGACCGGATCGACCTGGACTCCGTCGAGCGGGCTGCGCAGGCCGTGGCCCGCGCGCGGCGCACGGACGTGTACGGCGTCGGCGGCAGCGGCGCGGTCGCGCAGGAGACGGAGACCCGGCTGTTCCGCATCGGCTGCGCGGTGCGCGGCTGGACCGAGGTGCACGCGGCGACCACGTCGGCCGCCCTGCTGACCCCGGCGGACGTCGCGATCGGCATCTCCCACTCCGGCGCCACCCGGGAGGTGATCGAGCCGTTCGAGCTGGCCAGGGAGCGCGGCGCCACCACCATCGCCCTGACCGCCGATCCCCGCTCGCCGCTGGCCCGCGCCGCCGACATCCGGCTGATCGCGTCGTCGTCGGAGACCAGCTTCCGCACCGGCAGCATCGGCGCCCGTCACTCCGTGCTGATGCTCATCGACTGCCTCTACGTCCGCGTCGGCCAGCTCTCCTACCAGCGGGCGAGCGCCTCCCTGGCGCTGACCGACCACATCGCGGGCGCACACGCGGTGAAGTCCCGGCGCAGCCGCTGA
- a CDS encoding SIS domain-containing protein has product MSVESANESVTEPVSADRFAREGLAVLHRLTESARADVGAAATLIADCVREDGVVQAFGTGHSQAMVLELAGRAGGFVPTNRIQMADLVLFGGDHPSGLDDPLLEREPGIAVRLYELAAPRPQDLFVVISNSGVNNVIVEMALHAKERGHRLLALTSLAHTHSVPATHPSGKKLADLADVVLDNAAPRGDALLELPGGGAICALSTLTGVMLVQMTVAEAAAQLLASGDHPPVYVSANVPGGFESNLGLEQRYAGRIRRTAS; this is encoded by the coding sequence GTGTCCGTCGAGTCCGCCAACGAGTCCGTGACCGAGCCGGTGAGCGCCGACCGCTTCGCGCGCGAGGGCCTGGCCGTCCTGCACCGTCTCACCGAGTCCGCGCGCGCCGACGTGGGCGCCGCCGCCACGCTGATCGCCGACTGCGTCCGCGAGGACGGCGTCGTCCAGGCCTTCGGCACCGGCCACTCCCAGGCCATGGTCCTCGAACTCGCCGGCCGCGCCGGCGGCTTCGTGCCCACCAACCGGATCCAGATGGCCGACCTCGTGCTCTTCGGCGGCGACCACCCCAGCGGCCTCGACGATCCGCTGCTCGAACGCGAGCCCGGCATAGCGGTCCGCCTCTACGAACTGGCGGCCCCCCGGCCGCAGGACCTCTTCGTCGTCATCTCCAACTCCGGCGTCAACAACGTCATCGTCGAGATGGCCCTGCACGCCAAGGAGCGCGGACACCGCCTGCTCGCCCTCACCTCCCTCGCCCACACCCACTCCGTGCCCGCCACCCACCCCAGCGGCAAGAAGCTCGCCGACCTCGCCGACGTCGTCCTCGACAACGCGGCCCCGCGCGGCGACGCCCTGCTGGAACTCCCGGGAGGCGGTGCGATCTGCGCCCTCTCCACCCTCACCGGCGTCATGCTCGTCCAGATGACCGTCGCCGAGGCCGCCGCCCAGCTCCTCGCCTCCGGCGACCACCCCCCGGTCTACGTCTCCGCCAACGTGCCCGGCGGCTTCGAGAGCAACCTGGGACTGGAGCAGCGGTACGCCGGCCGCATCCGGCGCACCGCCAGCTGA